One region of Ptiloglossa arizonensis isolate GNS036 chromosome 8, iyPtiAriz1_principal, whole genome shotgun sequence genomic DNA includes:
- the Stip1 gene encoding stress-induced phosphoprotein 1 yields MDQVSELKDKGNLALRKGRLDEAIEYYTEAIALDKSNHLLYSNRSAAYAKAGKYEQALEDAEMTVTLKRDWGKGYSRKGSVLAYLGRLDASVEAYKTGLQLDPNNEQLKSGLAEVQFHRLAIAVNPFSRPDLLDVLANDPRTKDLLQDQEYLKLLQEIGNNPMVFQTNRTDSRLLTTLTVLLDSDLGKIISSEPDKTPPKQKSPEPQNKEEEEDFKDSNLPTAVIEKKLGNKAYKEKNFEEALLHYNKAVELDDKEIIYLLNIAAVYYEQKEYEKCIAQCEKAIEVGRENRADFKLIAKAFTRIGHAYKKMNNHKQAKVYYEKSLLEHRTPEIKTLLSEIDKIIKEEERKAYIDIEKAEEEKELGNEKFKIGDYPTAIRHYTEAIKRNPDDPKYYSNRAAAYTKLAAFDLGLKDCQKCVEIDPKFIKGWIRKGKILQGMQQQGKALVAYQKALELDPSNAEALEGYRSCAVSVSSNPEEVRKRAMEDPEVQSILRDPAMRLILEQMHSDPRALYDHLKNPNVAAKIQKLLESGLVTIH; encoded by the exons ATGGACCAG GTATCAGAATTAAAGGATAAAGGTAATCTTGCTTTACGAAAGGGGAGATTGGATGAGGCTATTGAATATTACACAGAGGCAATTGCATTAGACAAAAGCAATCATCTCCTTTACAGTAACAGATCTGCGGCGTATGCTAAAGCAGGAAAGTACGAACAAGCATTAGAAGATGCAGAAATGACTGTAACGTTAAAACGAGATTGGGGAAAAGGTTACTCGCGTAAAGGTAGTGTGCTTGCTTACTTGGGTAGATTGGATGCATCTGTCGAAGCATATAAGACTGGTCTACAGTTGGATCCCAATAATGAACAACTTAAAAGTGGTTTGGCCGAAGTCCAGTTTCATAGACTAGCAATAGCTGTTAATCCTTTCAGCAGACCAGATCTCTTAGACGTACTTGCAAATGATCCTAGAACAAAAGATCTGCTTCAAGACCAAGAATATCTGAAACTTCTACAGGAGATAGGAAACAATCCAATGGTTTTTCAAACGAATCGTACGGACAGTAGATTACTTACAACTCTTACCGTATTATTAGACTCAGATCTaggtaaaataatttcatctGAACCAGACAAAACTCCACCTAAGCAAAAATCGCCCGAACCTCaaaacaaagaagaagaagaagattttAAAGATAGTAATCTTCCTACAGcagtaattgaaaaaaaattaggTAATAAAGCCTACAAAGAGAAGAACTTTGAAGAAGCACTTCTGCATTATAATAAAGCAGTAGAATTAGAtgataaagaaataatttacttACTAAATATAGCAGCAGTATATTATGAACAAAAAGAATATGAAAAATGTATTGCTCAGTGTGAAAAAGCCATTGAAGTTGGAAGAGAGAATCGAGCAGATTTTAAATTAATAGCAAAAGCATTTACAAGAATTGGGCATGCATACAAAAAGATGAACAATCACAAACAAGCGAAGGTGTATTATGAAAAGTCTCTGTTAGAGCACAGAACACCAGAAATTAAAACTCTTCTCTCAGAGATCGATAAAATCATTaaggaggaagaaagaaaagcatATATTGATATAGAGAAAGCAGAAGAGGAAAAGGAGCTTGGAAATGAAAAGTTCAAGATTGGGGATTATCCAACAGCAATAAGACATTATACAGAAGCTATCAAAAGAAATCCTGATGATCCAAAATACTACAGTAACAGAGCTGCTGCTTATACCAAATTAGCAGCTTTTGATCTAGGATTAAAAGACTGTCAGAAGTGTGTCGAAATCGATCCAAAATTCATCAAAGGTTGgataagaaaaggaaaaatattgcAAGGTATGCAACAACAAGGAAAAGCTCTTGTTGCTTATCAAAAAGCATTGGAATTAGATCCCTCCAATGCCGAGGCATTAGAAGGATATCGGTCATGTGCTGTTTCTGTCAGTTCAAATCCTGAGGAAGTTAGAAAAAGGGCAATGGAAGATCCAGAAGTTCAAAGTATATTACGAGATCCTGCTATGAGACTTATCTTAGAGCAAATGCATAGTGATCCTAGAGCTTTATACGA tCATTTAAAGAATCCAAATGTAGcggcaaaaattcaaaaactcTTGGAGTCCGGCCTCGTAACCATTCATTAA